TTCACAAGCTTGGATAAATTGAAATTCTGTATCTGACAAGTTAATAATCTGATAGTCATAGTTGAACAGACACTTGCTTGGCCAACCATCCATACAAGGGTTGCGTTCTGGAATTGCTGATAAAAGCGCTGTATCATCTGACCAATCAGCTTTTGGCAATGGTGATCGCCCTAAGAAGAACTCGTAATGAGTAACTGATTCTGGATCTAATAGCTCAATCAAGCGGTATAACTGGCGATCGCTCAATCCCCTCGCTCTTTCTATCAAATCTGGTACTTTCCCTAAAAGTCGCTCTAGCTGCCAAGTTTTAGGATTAGAAAAACCTAGAAAATCTAACCCAGAAGCGTCAATTAGCTGAAATAGCGTTTCAATGTTGTAGTCAATTTCTTGAGGATGAACGTACATATCTGCAAAGCATTCATCCCGTTGATTTTCTAATGACCAACGTTCTTGTTCTCGCTTGACAAGTCGATTTTTTTCTGGTAGGGCTTGAAATATTTTACGACCCAATTGAACACCATCGCGGTAATCACCTCGTTGATTACCTTGCAAAAGTGCGATCGCCTGTTGCATCAAGTTAATTTCCCATCTGCCTAATTCTCCATACACAAAAATGTGCATCAAGCCGCCTGGAGCTAACTTAGCAGCCAGAGACTGAATCCCACGAATTGGATCAGGTAAATGATGCAGTACACCCACACAATTAATTAAGTCAAACTCACCTGCCAACTTGTCAGCATCGTATAGGCTCAGGTGATGGAACTCTACAGAATTAGCTCCTGATCTCTGACAACGCTCTTTGGCGACATCCAAAGCACCAGAACTTAAGTCAATTCCAACAACTTCAGCTTGGGGATTAAGATGAACTAGGTATTCTGTTCCTACACCCGTGCCACAACCAGCATCTAAAATGCGGATATTTTGCTTTTGAGGTTTTTGATTAGTGCAAAAGCTATAAGCAGCTAGCCAATTCCAGCGCCAGTTATATCCAGGGGGTGGATTATCTAGTAGTGGCTCTGGCGGAAATGGATAAGTATTGTAAAGTTTCGCAACAGCAGCGCTAACCGTCTGAAAATCGGACATAGTGGGCAAAATTTGCAGCAACCTGAGTTTAGCGAATTTAGGACACCGATTAACATTTTCTTTGAGACCATCAGCAATAATGCTTTTGGCTAGTGCTTATATAACTGAAAGTCTTGAGATTAAAGAACTTTACTATCTCTGAGTAAGTCAACTTTAGCTCATAAATCTCAGGCATAATTAAATAGAGAGTGCGGAAAAACCCTAGGATCAAGGGCTGGAAATTTGAAACGTAAAAAAACTTATCTTTTTTCTCAGAAAGGCTACTTTGATCAAATATGATGATCTCACCGTTAATCAAAGTAATTGGGTTCTACACACTTCTTAAAGAAACAGCGTAAAGAACTCGAAACGTTTTAATCTAGAGGCTGACTGGGTTGAATATAGGCGGTTGTTTGATGAAGGTGGCAAAGAAACATCAAGTCCTTGAACCAGGACAGTGATCAGCTTGTACGCCAAAATTATTCAATCTCAGTAACGGTGTCACCGTAATTGTCACCCTGGTCAGGCTTAACAGCAACTTAAATGGGAGCTTAAGAAATAAGATGAGTGTTAAGGCAAGTGGTGGAAGCTCAGTTGCGCGTCCGCAGCTATATCAAACTTTACCTGTAGCCACAATATCTCAGGCAGAGCAGCAAGACCGCTTCTTAGGGCGTGGAGAGTTGAATGAGCTTGCCAGTTATTTTAGTTCTGGTAATCAACGCATACAAATTGCAGACACTCTCAGCAAAAACGCCGATTTAATTGTGTCTCGCGCTGCTAACCGCATTTTCGTTGGTGGTTCTCCAATGGCTTTCTTAGAAAAGCCCAAGGAAGTCCCCGAAATGGCGATGGTAGGTGCAGCAGGAAATGATGTCAAAGAATCTTTCAAACTGGGGACGGCGACATTTGTAGAAAGTGGCGGTGGCTTCCTAGAAGGTTTGCGGAGTCTCTTTTCTGCCTCTGGTAGTGGCCCAGTACCCGCAGGTTTCAGACCAATCAACGTCGCTCGTTACGGCCCCAGCAATATGCAGAAATCTCTGCGTGATTTAAGCTGGTTTTTGCGCTATGTAACTTATGCGATCGTTGCTGGTGATCCAAACATTATTGCTGTAAACACAAGAGGTTTACGGGAAATAATCGAAAACGCTTGTTCCGGCGAAGCAACAATTGTGGCGCTGCAAGAAATGCGCCAAGCTGCGTTGGGATATTTCCGGCAAGATGCTGAGGCAACTAATATTGTCAATCAATACTTTGAAGTATTGATTAACGAATTTAAAGCCCCTACCCCCTCAGCAAAGTTGCGTCAGCGTCCTTCTGACGATCAACAAGGGCTGCAATTACCCCAAATTTACTTCAATTCAGCAGAGCGCCGTCCTAAATACGCTATGAAGCCAGGACTATCCTCTTCTGAAAAGAATGAAATTGTTAAAGCTGCCTATCGGCAAGTATTTGAGCGCGACATTACCCGTGCTTACAGCCTGAGCATTTCTGACCTAGAATCCAAGGTCAAAAACGGTGACATCTCCATGAAGGAGTTTGTCCGCCGATTGGGTAAATCCAATCTATATCAGAAAAACTTCTACGAACCATACATCAATAGCCGTGCTTTAGAACTAGCATTCCGTCACTTCTTGGGTCGTGGCCCATCAAGCCGTGAAGAAGTTCAAAAGTATTTCTCAATTGTCTCTAGCGGTGGTTTAGCTGCCTTAGTAGATGCCTTAGTCGATTCCCAGGAATACTCCGACTACTTTGGCGAAGAAACTGTCCCCTACCTGCGTGGTTTGGGTCAAGAAGCTCAAGAATGTCGCAACTGGGGGCCACAACAAGATTTATTAAACTACAGCGCACCTTTCCGCAAGGTACCGCAGTTTTTGACCACGTTTGCTGCCTACGAGCAACCCCTGCCTGACCAACATCCTTATGGTTCTGGCAACGACCCACTGGAAATTCAGTTTGGGGCAATCTTCCCTAAAGAAACTAAGAATCCTAGCACTAGCCCCGCTCCTTTTGGAAAAGATACGCGCCGTATCCTGATCCATCAAGGCCCAGGAATTAACAATCAACTCAGTAATCCTGGCGCACGGGCAGCAGAGCCTGGTTCTCTTGGTGCAAAAGTCTTTAAGCTGGATCAACTACCTGGGCCAAGCGGAAATGGCGGTACGTCTGGCAAGAAGTATGTCAAAAACTCCAGTGTTAAGTACTCGGAAAGCTCTACTCAAGCCGTAATTAAAGCAGCTTACCTGCAAGTT
This region of Oculatellaceae cyanobacterium genomic DNA includes:
- a CDS encoding class I SAM-dependent methyltransferase codes for the protein MSDFQTVSAAVAKLYNTYPFPPEPLLDNPPPGYNWRWNWLAAYSFCTNQKPQKQNIRILDAGCGTGVGTEYLVHLNPQAEVVGIDLSSGALDVAKERCQRSGANSVEFHHLSLYDADKLAGEFDLINCVGVLHHLPDPIRGIQSLAAKLAPGGLMHIFVYGELGRWEINLMQQAIALLQGNQRGDYRDGVQLGRKIFQALPEKNRLVKREQERWSLENQRDECFADMYVHPQEIDYNIETLFQLIDASGLDFLGFSNPKTWQLERLLGKVPDLIERARGLSDRQLYRLIELLDPESVTHYEFFLGRSPLPKADWSDDTALLSAIPERNPCMDGWPSKCLFNYDYQIINLSDTEFQFIQACEVNSNERKTVGEILAGIDLELNEVRSLLNQQLILLSLP